A single region of the Schistocerca serialis cubense isolate TAMUIC-IGC-003099 chromosome 7, iqSchSeri2.2, whole genome shotgun sequence genome encodes:
- the LOC126412459 gene encoding 40S ribosomal protein S16 codes for MKEASDVCWNVVLWLTEGSGVLFCELSDCRCSLDQTLPYHAVTTRMQKPAKEPIPSVQVFGRKKSATAVAYCKRGNGNLRVNGRPLEMVEPRVLQYKLQEPVLLLGKERFSGVDIRVRVNGGGHVAQIYAIRQAISKALVSYYQKYVDEASKKEIKDILIQYDRTLLVADPRRCEPKKFGGPGARARYQKSYR; via the exons ATGAAGGAAGCTAGTGATGTCTGTTGGAACGTTGTTCTTTGGTTGACGGAAGGAAGTGGTGTTCTATTTTGcgagttgagtgactgcag GTGTTCTTTGGACCAGACACTTCCTTACCACGCGGTAACCACCAGAATGCAGAAG CCAGCAAAGGAGCCGATTCCTTCCGTGCAGGTGTTCGGTAGAAAG aaaagtgCAACTGCTGTTGCATATTGTAAAAGAGGAAATGGAAACTTGAGAGTAAATGGCAGGCCACTGGAGATGGTAGAGCCTCGTGTGCTGCAGTATAAACTTCAGGAACCAGTACTGCTGTTAGGAAAG GAGCGTTTTTCCGGAGTTGATATCAGAGTTCGTGTAAACGGAGGTGGCCATGTTGCACAGATTTATGCTATTCGTCAAGCCATTTCAAAAGCTCTTGTTTCGTACTACCAGAAAT ATGTAGACGAAGCGTCTAAGAAAGAGATAAAGGATATTTTGATACAGTACGACAGAACTCTCTTGGTAGCTGACCCAAGGCGTTGCGAGCCCAAGAAGTTCGGTGGACCAGGTGCCCGTGCAAGATACCAGAAATCATACCGTTAA